The Oleidesulfovibrio alaskensis DSM 16109 sequence TCTGAAGCCACCGGCGAAAACATTTTCATCGTGCGCGGCGGCGTTATTAAAACAACGCCCCTTACGTCCATACTGGACGGTATCACCCGCAACAGCCTGATGACGCTGGCCGGTGATCTGGGCTACACCGTGGTGGAACAGCAGTTCACCCGCGATGAGCTGTATGTGGCCGATGAAGCCTTTTTCTGCGGCACTGCGGCGGAGGTCACTCCCATACGTGAAGTGGACCGCCGCGTTATCGGCGCCGGCAAGGCCGGACCGGTCACCAAGCATCTGCAGACCGAGTACTTCAAGCTTGTAAAGGGTGAAAATCCCAAGTACGCACACTGGCTGCATCAGTATTCACTGTAGCGGCATACGCCTTTCCGGCCGGCCCTGCCTCGGCAGGGCCGGTTTTTCACCCTTTTAGCCCCCCCACTTATGAGTCACGCATCGCTAACCGCAAAATACAGGCCGCAGACCTTTGCCGACGTTGCCGGACAGGAAACCGTCAAAGCCATTCTGTCACGGGCCGCGGCCGAAAACAGGGTCGCGCCTGCCTACTTGTTCAGCGGTACGCGCGGGGTGGGAAAAACCACCATCGCGCGTATTTTTGCCAAGGCGCTTAATTGCACCCGCGGTCCGGCCGCGGAACCCTGCAACGAGTGTGAACAGTGCCGCAAGATAACGCAGGGCATGGCTGTGGACGTGGTGGAGATTGACGGCGCCTCCAACCGCGGCATTGATGACGCCAAACGCCTCAAGGAAGCCATCGGTTATGCCCCCATGGAAGGCCGGTACAAGGTTTTCATCATCGACGAGGCGCACATGCTCACCCGCGAGGCGTTTAACGCGCTGCTGAAAACGCTGGAAGAGCCGCCGGCCAATGTCACCTTTGTCATGGCCACCACCGAGCCGCATAAATTTCCCGTAACCATTGTCAGCCGCTGTCAGCATTTTATTTTCAAACGGCTTACCGAAAACGGACTGGCAGCGCATCTGGTGCGCATTCTTGAGCGCGAAGGCACAGGATACGAGTCTGAAGCGGTCAAGCTTATTGCCCGCCGTGCCGCCGGCAGCGTACGCGACTCCATGTCTTTGCTGGGACAGGTGCTGGCACTGGGCAGCGATTCTCTGACCGTGGCGGATGCCCGGGGTATTCTGGGGCTTGCCGGACAGGAGTTGTTTTTCCGCGTGGCCGACGCCATCAGGCGTCAGGACTGTGTCGGTGTTTCCACCGTGTTGCGCGATGTTCTTGATCAGGGACTTGATCTGGGCTTTTTTTTGCGCGAGCTGACAGGCATGTGGCGCAACCTGTTCATGTTGCGTCAGGCCGGTGAAAGCGCATTGCCCCTGCTGGACCTGCCCGAAGAAGAAGCCCGTCAGTGGCTTGAATGGGCACCGCAGTTTGCCCTGTCGCACATCCATGCCTGCTGGCAGATGACTCTGGAAGGACAGCGGCGCGTGCTGAACAGCCTTGAACCGGCCATGGCGCTGGAACTGCTGCTGCTCAATCTTGCATTCATGCCGCGCCTGCTGGGTATGCAGCAGGCTTCGCAGACGGCGCCTGCTCCGGTGCCCGTGGCCGGTGACGGACCTGCTCCTTCCGGCGGTTCGTCCGGTACTCCGCCGGCGGGCGGACATGCTGCTCCGCCCCGCTCTGCCCCGTCTGTCCCGTCTGTCCCGGACCCTGCCGGTACTTCCGGTCGTGTTGCGGATGCGGCGGAACCGCAACAGCAGGCGCAGGCAGACAGTACAGCGCCCCCCCCCGCCGAGGATGCTCCGCCGGGGCAGCCCGAGCCGTCCGGCCCCGCCACGTGGGAGGGTTTCGCGCAGTTCTGCCTGCAGCAGAACGGTCAGGACGGCAAAAGCCTGCGACTCCTGCGGCAGATAAAAGGTGAACTGCGTGACGGGGTGCTGCATATCACCCCCGCGTACCAGATGCAGCGCGACCGTCTGACACAGCCGGAAATGGCAGCCGCTCTGGAGACTCTGGCCCGCAGCTACTGGGGTGCGGGTGTTACAGTGGCGGTGGGTGAACCCACCGAACAGCGCAAGGCCATCTCGGACCTGCGCAAGGAACTGGATGACCACCCTGCCGTACAGCTTCTGAAAGAAGAGTTGGGAGCGCGTGTGCTGGCGGTGCGGTATATGGAAAAAAATAACAACGACTGATAACGGCGCTGGCCGTATACAGACATTCCCGGAGGATCATATGAGAGGCATGCAGGATATGCTGCGTCAGGCGCAGATTATGCAAAAGAAGATGACCGAGCTTCAGGAACAGCTTGGCGAGCGCACCGTGGATGCCAGTGCAGGCGGGGGCATGGTTTCAGTAACCGTGTCCGGCAAGCAGGAACTGCGCGCCATTAAAATAGACCCCGCTGTGGTGGACCCGCAGGATGTGGACATGCTGCAGGATCTTGTGCTGGCAGCCATCAATGAAGGGATGCGCCTTTCCAAGGAAATGGTTGAAAAAGAAATGGGTGCTCTGACCGGCGGCCTGAAAATTCCGGGGCTGATGTAACGCCGTGACAGCGCAACGATTGCCTGAACCGCTCAAAGCGCTGGTGGACAGGCTGGCCCGTTTGCCCGGTCTGGGACCAAAATCCGCCCTGCGCATGGCCATGACCCTGCTGAAATGGCCCGAAAGTGAAACCCGCGGTCTGGGTGCCGCCATAGCGCAGCTGCGCGACAACCTGCACCTGTGCAGACGTTGCGGTTCGCTGACGGATGTGGACCCATGCGCCATATGTACCGACGCCACGCGCGGGCGCGATACGCTGTGTCTGGTTTCGGAGTGGGACAGCCTGCTGGCGATGGAAGACGGCGGATTTTACAAAGGGCAGTATATGATTCTGGGCGGGCTGCTGGCTCCGCTGGATAATGTGAATCCTGAATCGCTGGAGCTGGAAAGACTGCGCCGCAGACTGGCCGAAGGCGAAGTGCGGGAAATCATTCTGGGGCTGGGAACCACGCTGGAGGCGGAAAATACGGCTTCGTACATCCGCAGCATGGTGAACCGCGATTTTCCGCAGGTTCGCGTGACCCGTCTTGCACAGGGCATACCGCTGGGCAGCGAAGTGAAGTTCATAGACAAGGAAACATTGCGCCAGTCGTTGCAGTTCCGGCAGGATCTGTAACCGCAGGCCGCAGAACGCCATTTGTAACGAATGCGTAAAACAGCTTCCGGTCGTGCCGCAGGCTGCCCGACATATCCGGTCATACCCCGCTCCGGCGCATCATGCGCCGGACAGGAACCACCGGAGTCTGGCCCTGCCGTAAAACCGGAGCTGTTTTTGTTTTGTACTCCGTCCGCCGGAGGCGTCTTCATGTATGCTTGTGTAATGTCTCCGACGGGCAAGGGGAATGATTCCCCTTGCATCCCCCGTTGCGCCCGTCGGGGACCGGTCAGCTGTGCCTTTTCGGGCGTTCAGGGCGGCATCACCGGCACGGAGCAAGGCATTACAACGCGCCGCACGCGGGGAAAACGGCTTCCGCGGGTTCGCGCATTGAGGGTGCAGGGAGATCATCTCCCTGCCCGCCGGAGGCGTCTTCATGTATGCTTGTGTAATGTCTCCGACGGGCAAAGGGAATGATTCCCCTTGCATCCCCCGTTGCGCCCGTCGGGGACCGGTCAGCTGTGCCTTTTTGGGCGTTCAGGGCGGCATCACCGGCACGGAGCAAGGCAGCACAACGCGCCGCACGCGGGGAAAGCGGTTTCCGCGGGTTCGCGCATTGAGGGTGCAGGGAGATCATCTCCCTGCCCGCCGGAGGCTTTTCTTTCGCGGGCGCTCATCTGTCAGAACGTAAAGCTGCTGCGGCAGCGGGAATTCCACCATGAACATGTATTGTATCATCATACTGGCGGCGGTGACGGGCAGTTGGCTGTTGCAGACCACAGCGGCGGTGCTGGGGCTGGGGAGGACAGGAGCTCCGCTGCCTGCGGGTACAGGGCTGGATATGGAACCGGCGCGGCGCGAACGTATGCAGCGGTATGTGGCTTCCGGAATGCGTCTGAACATCGCCGAGGACACGGCTGGTACGGCGGTGTTTCTGGTGTTCTGGCTTTGCGGGGGCTTTGGGGTCGCGGATGCGCTGTCGAGGTCTGCCGGTGCGTTGCTTGGCGGCTTTGCAGGGGGTGGTCCGGCGGTAACCGGAATCATGACCGGTCTGTTTTTCTTCGGCCTGCTGGGAGTGCTTTCGTCGCTGGCAGGTCTGCCTTTTTCTTTGTGGCGGACTTTTGTGCACGAAGAACGCTTCGGCTTCAACAGAACAACTCCGCTGACGTTTGTTGCGGACAGGCTGAAAGCCGGATTGCTGGTTGCCGTTATGGGCGGCCCGCTGGCGGCCGGTGTGTTGTGGTTGCTGGCCCTGTACGGTCCGGAAGCGTGGCTGCCCGTATGGCTGCTGGTCAGTGTGTTTTCGTTGCTGGTGTCTTTTCTGGCTCCGTGGTATCTGCTGCCGCTGTTTAATACCTTTACTCCGCTGCCGCAGGGCGCATTGCGCAGTGCCATAGACAGATATGTGACAGGACAGGGGTATACGCTGTCGGGACTTTTTGTTGTGGACGGGTCGCGGCGCAGCGCCAAGGTCAATGCTTATTTTACGGGTCTGGGCAGGCAGCGCCGCATAGCGCTGTTTGATACGCTGCTGGAAAAACTGGATGACGATGAAGTTGTGGCGGTTGTGGCGCACGAGGTGGGGCACTGCACACTGGGCCACATACCGGTGATGCTGGGGCTGAGCGTGGCACGCACCGGACTGATGCTCTGGCTGCTTTCTTTTTTTCTGACGGAGCCGCAGCTTTTTGCGGCGTTCGGTGTGGAGCAGGTGTCATACCATGCCGGTCTGGTCTTTTTTTCGCTGCTGTTCACTCCGGTGTCTTTGTTTACCGGTGTGGGCTTCCATGCTTTGCTGCGGCGCAATGAATACGCCGCGGATGCCTTTGCAGCGCGCACCACAGGACGTCCGGATGTGTTGTCTTCCGCGCTGCGTAAACTGGCATCCGAAAATATGACTAATCTGAACCCGCATCCGTTGCAGGTTGCTCTGCACTACACACACCCGCCGCTGGTGCAGCGGCTGCAAGCTCTCGGCGCGTTGCCGGTACGGCGCGGCTGACGCCGTAGACTGCTGCCGGCTGCGGTGCCCGCGACCGGCCGGTACGGTCAGCTGCGTGCCGAAACATCGTCGGGGCGTGAGCTGTGCGGCACTCCTGTTCCGGCAGCCAGAGTGTTCTGTATGCAGTGCTGCAGCTCCTTGGGGTCAATGGGTTTTGCGATGAAGCTGCTGGCTCCGCGGCGGAGCAGTCTGGCAATCTGGCGCAGTCCCACCACGCCGGAAGTGATGATGACAGGCAGTCCCTGCAGCCTGTCGTTGCTGCGCAGCATACCCACCAGTTCCATACCGTCCAGCCCGGGCATGCGCACGTCGGTGATCATCAGGTCTATGTCCGGATCATTCTGCAGGCGTTCCCAGGCTGTTCTGCCGTCTGCCACATCAAGCACTTTGTGGCCGTAAGAAGTCACTATATCACGTAATATCCCACGCGTTATGGGGTCGTCTTCTACTATGAGTATGGTCGGCATATAATTTCTCCGAAAAAGCAAAGGGCGGTTTCATGCCTGACTAGTACCCTGAACGAGGGCAAGGATTGATGATATTTTAGTCCTCAGGCGTGGCACTGCTGAACGCCTGTTATGCGTTCACCGGATGATAATGGCAAGTGCTGCCGCCGGTTTCGGCGGGTCAGGCTTGTGGAAAACGGACTTTCTGCCTTCCTGCACCATAAAGCTGTTATTCTATGGTTATGGTGCATTAGGATATTAGATTTTTGTCTGTATGCTTTTTACAGACGACAGGAAGCGTGCCGCGGCGTTGTGTTGCGGCACGCTGCGCGGACAGCGGGTTTATTGCGGGTCTGATGTCCTGTAGATAAAGGGAATCAGGTCGTCGGGCACGGGGGCTGTGGCCGATTGTTCAAAAAAATGCAGCAGTGTTTCAACCTGTCTGATGAAGTTGCCCAGACGCAGTCCCTTGCATGTTTCGGGAAATGACCTGAGATGCCCCAGACCCTTTGTGCACAGCCGCTGCGCGGCGTTGCGGTTGCCGCGGCGGTCGTGCCACAGGCCGGCGGCTATCTGCAGAACTCCCTGATACAGTTCGCGTTCGGGGCTGGTTTCCGCCAGCCACAGCATGTCCAGTATTTCATGGCTTTCGTACCAGTCGCCGGCGTTGAACATTTCCACAGCTTCAAAAAGCTCGCGCATGGCGATGCCTTTGCACATGGGCCGCGTTTCGGTGAGATCTGTCATATGTTTCATTGTATCCCGAAAAAGGCGCGGGCGTTGTTTCCGCACCGGGTCCAGAGTTCTGCGGGGTCGATTCCCAGACATCGGGCCACACAGGCCCCGGTGAATGCTGCCAGCGCGGGTTCGTTGCGTCTGCCGCGCCACGGTACGGGTGTCAGGTACGGGCAGTCTGTCTCCAGCATCAGTCTGTCTGCCGGTATGACAGAAAGCGCTTCACGCAGGGCGTTGTTGGCCGGATAGGTGACGGGGCCGGGAACGGAGACATGCCAGCCGTTGCGCACAATGCGTTCAGCCAGTGCCGTGTCCGCGCCGAAGCAGTGCCACAGCAAAGGACGTCCCGCAAACCCTTCCGCTTCAAGCAGCCGCACGGTGTCTTCGTCGGCATCGCGCGAATGAATGACCACGGGTTTGTCTATCTGAACGGCCATGCGCAACTGCATGACAAAGGTTTTCTGCTGCAGTTCCCTCGGGTGGTCGTCCCAGTAGTAGTCCAGCCCTATTTCGCCCACGGCTTTCAGCCGCGGGTCAGTGGCAAAGGCCTGCTTCATGGCAGTGACGGCATTTTCGTCGCAGGCGTCGGCATCGCAGGGGTGCAGCCCCAGAATGAAAAAAACCTGCGGATAAGCGTCGAAAAGATGGCGGTTTTGCGCCCATGCCTGAGGGCCCAGAAAAACCTGTCCGATGTGGGAGACGCCTGCTTCACGCGCACGGGTCAGTATTTCGTCAAGGTCGGGCCGCAGGGCGTCCAGATCCAGATGGGCATGGGAGTCCACACCGACCGGCGGAAGTCCGAGCGTATGCGCGGCAGGGGGCGGAGTTTTATGTTTGCTTTTTGACATGGGCGGATATCCGGCGGACAGACTAAGAGAATATGTTTCCGAGGGCGGCCTGCGACCACAGGTCGAGCACAGCCTCACGTTGTTTTTCCAGTGAATAGTGCGAAACGGTTACCTGCGCATTTTTACGTACGGAGTCAAGAGGCGCGCAGGGCTCTGTGCGCGATGTTTCCACCAGTGATACCGCGTGTTCCAGCGCCAGCGCCGCGGCGGGCACATCTGCGTCTGCGGCAAAAAAACCGTTACCGTCCCACGGCGTTTCATGTGGCGGACGCATGGGCCACCACGGGGTGTAGCCCTGCGGCATGGCCTGCCGCATGTAGTCCCAGCCGCCCATGCCTGAAAAGCCTGTTACCACGCAGCCGCAGGCCATGGCCTCCAGCGGTGGCAGCGGACAGCCTTCGGGAAAACCAGTGGCAAGAAAAATATCGGCCTGACGCAGCTCTTCCGCCACCTGCCGGTGCGTCAGCCCGTGCAGTTCGCGCCACTCAACCTGTGCACCGCCGTGCTGTGCCCGCCGTGCTTCAAAAAATTCCCGTATGCGTACGGCCAGAGCTTTGTTTTTGCGGGGCATCCATGCAATGCGCACCGGACCGTCCGGTCTGGCGGCAGGAGCGTGGAACAGCGCAGTGTCTATGCCCGGGCGCAGTACCGGTCCCTGTCTGCCGGTGGCTTCACGCGTGAACCATGCCACCGGCTGTGAAACATTGAGAAAAGAGACCGGAAGCCTGTTCCAGTGCACCCCCTGCGGCAGAGCGGAAAGCAGATAGGCCCAGTTCTGCACATACACGACGGAACGCGCACCGGCCTGAAGTCCGGGGGTCAGGGCGTTTACCCATCCTTCGGGTACCAGCCAGATGTCCTGCGGCGTCAGACGCAGGCTGTCCCACCGTACAACGGGAATATCCGCATGGTCGTCTCCGGCGGGCATGGTGTCTTCACGGGGGACAAGACATACCCCGTAACCGCCCTG is a genomic window containing:
- the dnaX gene encoding DNA polymerase III subunit gamma/tau, producing MSHASLTAKYRPQTFADVAGQETVKAILSRAAAENRVAPAYLFSGTRGVGKTTIARIFAKALNCTRGPAAEPCNECEQCRKITQGMAVDVVEIDGASNRGIDDAKRLKEAIGYAPMEGRYKVFIIDEAHMLTREAFNALLKTLEEPPANVTFVMATTEPHKFPVTIVSRCQHFIFKRLTENGLAAHLVRILEREGTGYESEAVKLIARRAAGSVRDSMSLLGQVLALGSDSLTVADARGILGLAGQELFFRVADAIRRQDCVGVSTVLRDVLDQGLDLGFFLRELTGMWRNLFMLRQAGESALPLLDLPEEEARQWLEWAPQFALSHIHACWQMTLEGQRRVLNSLEPAMALELLLLNLAFMPRLLGMQQASQTAPAPVPVAGDGPAPSGGSSGTPPAGGHAAPPRSAPSVPSVPDPAGTSGRVADAAEPQQQAQADSTAPPPAEDAPPGQPEPSGPATWEGFAQFCLQQNGQDGKSLRLLRQIKGELRDGVLHITPAYQMQRDRLTQPEMAAALETLARSYWGAGVTVAVGEPTEQRKAISDLRKELDDHPAVQLLKEELGARVLAVRYMEKNNND
- a CDS encoding YbaB/EbfC family nucleoid-associated protein, which produces MRGMQDMLRQAQIMQKKMTELQEQLGERTVDASAGGGMVSVTVSGKQELRAIKIDPAVVDPQDVDMLQDLVLAAINEGMRLSKEMVEKEMGALTGGLKIPGLM
- the recR gene encoding recombination mediator RecR, which gives rise to MTAQRLPEPLKALVDRLARLPGLGPKSALRMAMTLLKWPESETRGLGAAIAQLRDNLHLCRRCGSLTDVDPCAICTDATRGRDTLCLVSEWDSLLAMEDGGFYKGQYMILGGLLAPLDNVNPESLELERLRRRLAEGEVREIILGLGTTLEAENTASYIRSMVNRDFPQVRVTRLAQGIPLGSEVKFIDKETLRQSLQFRQDL
- a CDS encoding M48 family metallopeptidase codes for the protein MNMYCIIILAAVTGSWLLQTTAAVLGLGRTGAPLPAGTGLDMEPARRERMQRYVASGMRLNIAEDTAGTAVFLVFWLCGGFGVADALSRSAGALLGGFAGGGPAVTGIMTGLFFFGLLGVLSSLAGLPFSLWRTFVHEERFGFNRTTPLTFVADRLKAGLLVAVMGGPLAAGVLWLLALYGPEAWLPVWLLVSVFSLLVSFLAPWYLLPLFNTFTPLPQGALRSAIDRYVTGQGYTLSGLFVVDGSRRSAKVNAYFTGLGRQRRIALFDTLLEKLDDDEVVAVVAHEVGHCTLGHIPVMLGLSVARTGLMLWLLSFFLTEPQLFAAFGVEQVSYHAGLVFFSLLFTPVSLFTGVGFHALLRRNEYAADAFAARTTGRPDVLSSALRKLASENMTNLNPHPLQVALHYTHPPLVQRLQALGALPVRRG
- a CDS encoding response regulator, with the protein product MPTILIVEDDPITRGILRDIVTSYGHKVLDVADGRTAWERLQNDPDIDLMITDVRMPGLDGMELVGMLRSNDRLQGLPVIITSGVVGLRQIARLLRRGASSFIAKPIDPKELQHCIQNTLAAGTGVPHSSRPDDVSARS
- a CDS encoding DUF309 domain-containing protein: MTDLTETRPMCKGIAMRELFEAVEMFNAGDWYESHEILDMLWLAETSPERELYQGVLQIAAGLWHDRRGNRNAAQRLCTKGLGHLRSFPETCKGLRLGNFIRQVETLLHFFEQSATAPVPDDLIPFIYRTSDPQ
- a CDS encoding TatD family hydrolase, whose translation is MSKSKHKTPPPAAHTLGLPPVGVDSHAHLDLDALRPDLDEILTRAREAGVSHIGQVFLGPQAWAQNRHLFDAYPQVFFILGLHPCDADACDENAVTAMKQAFATDPRLKAVGEIGLDYYWDDHPRELQQKTFVMQLRMAVQIDKPVVIHSRDADEDTVRLLEAEGFAGRPLLWHCFGADTALAERIVRNGWHVSVPGPVTYPANNALREALSVIPADRLMLETDCPYLTPVPWRGRRNEPALAAFTGACVARCLGIDPAELWTRCGNNARAFFGIQ
- a CDS encoding glycosyltransferase; the protein is MRTCIFIPPLKKATGGTAVLLQLARHLHQGGYGVCLVPREDTMPAGDDHADIPVVRWDSLRLTPQDIWLVPEGWVNALTPGLQAGARSVVYVQNWAYLLSALPQGVHWNRLPVSFLNVSQPVAWFTREATGRQGPVLRPGIDTALFHAPAARPDGPVRIAWMPRKNKALAVRIREFFEARRAQHGGAQVEWRELHGLTHRQVAEELRQADIFLATGFPEGCPLPPLEAMACGCVVTGFSGMGGWDYMRQAMPQGYTPWWPMRPPHETPWDGNGFFAADADVPAAALALEHAVSLVETSRTEPCAPLDSVRKNAQVTVSHYSLEKQREAVLDLWSQAALGNIFS